From one Phocaeicola salanitronis DSM 18170 genomic stretch:
- a CDS encoding glycoside hydrolase family 3 N-terminal domain-containing protein, which produces MKKTIILCIAVLVSVSMFAQTAILSQIKDTADCRKWVESQLENMTLKQKIGQLFIHTVEPSLMQRNKANIRKAIEEYGLGGLLFSKGKTEDQVRLTNLAQQWSEVPLLITFDGEWGLAMRLKDTPDFPKNRILGCIENDSLIYLYGREVARQLREIGVQVNFAPVADVDNNSANPVINVRSFGSGPKEVARKVIAYARGLEDGGVLAVCKHFPGHGDTETDSHQALPVLNFDRARLDSVELYPFRKAVEAGIGGMMVGHLQVPEIEDKPASVSPGVITSVLRNELRFSGLVFTDALEMKGIRHAENVCAQALIAGNDMVLAPRNLKREMAGVLSAVKKGLLSEEAITEKCRKVLAYKYALGLKERPLINEKGIARRISTPETDSLLAALDKAAVTVLKDSVETLPLELSLSGNVLLSVSPTLAEAYPFYHELKEALSVSWVHAKADSLASIRERLRTAQQVIVALHQKDCKAYLPLVREFAEDKPLVVVCFQPQDALEEMAEGLQKASAIVLAHTDKDYIQRYVADVMTGKAKVTGKASVGIAGLCPAGTGIVIDPEHPHLYTPEDFGMDSRTLARIDTIAEEGIEAQAYPGCHVLILKEGCPIYNKCFGRYTYDAASPEVKENSLYDLASLSKVTGTLLAVMKLYDEGKFGLTDPISRYLPWLEDTDKKDITIQDLLFHESGLPAYWPFYEEALRMESCKGGLFRKRKDKHHQLQVDEHLYACTGFSYDTEWVSALPSAKYNLPLSDSLYLNAGFRNKIRGQLAEVPLKGHSYRYSCLNFMLLQEMVEELARMPMDVYLDSVFYKPMGLMHTAYNPLRHFPKAQIVPTVEEDFLRKGRVQGFVHDEIAAFMGGVSGNAGLFSTAHDVGIIFQMLLDKGVCGDRRYLSRATCDLFINVQSNISRRGLGFDRPDADNTSKSPCAREAPRSVFGHTGFTGTCAWADPDNGLVFVFLSNRIYPRAFDHKNLMKLDIRSRMQQAMYQSIKR; this is translated from the coding sequence ATGAAAAAGACAATCATTCTATGCATTGCGGTGCTTGTATCGGTTTCGATGTTTGCGCAAACCGCTATACTGAGCCAGATAAAAGACACGGCAGATTGCCGGAAGTGGGTGGAAAGCCAATTGGAGAACATGACCTTGAAACAAAAGATAGGCCAGTTATTCATTCATACCGTAGAGCCGAGCCTGATGCAACGGAACAAGGCGAATATCCGGAAAGCCATTGAAGAATACGGGTTGGGAGGGCTTCTCTTTTCAAAAGGGAAAACAGAAGACCAGGTAAGGCTGACCAACCTTGCCCAGCAATGGAGCGAAGTGCCTTTGCTTATTACGTTTGATGGGGAATGGGGACTGGCGATGCGCTTGAAGGATACGCCCGATTTCCCGAAGAACCGGATATTGGGATGCATCGAGAATGATTCGTTAATCTATCTGTACGGGAGAGAAGTGGCGCGCCAATTGCGTGAAATCGGAGTGCAGGTAAATTTTGCTCCGGTGGCTGATGTCGACAATAACTCCGCCAATCCGGTGATAAATGTCCGTTCTTTCGGAAGCGGTCCGAAAGAAGTGGCTCGTAAAGTGATAGCATACGCCCGCGGGCTGGAAGACGGAGGTGTTCTTGCCGTATGCAAGCATTTTCCGGGGCATGGCGATACGGAAACCGATTCACATCAGGCGTTGCCGGTATTGAATTTCGACCGCGCACGTTTGGACTCTGTCGAATTGTATCCGTTCCGTAAAGCGGTGGAGGCAGGCATCGGAGGGATGATGGTGGGGCATTTGCAAGTGCCTGAGATAGAAGATAAGCCGGCATCTGTTTCTCCTGGAGTCATTACTTCCGTCTTGCGCAATGAGCTCCGGTTCTCGGGGCTGGTATTTACCGACGCCCTCGAAATGAAAGGCATCCGGCATGCCGAAAATGTATGTGCGCAGGCCTTGATAGCCGGAAACGATATGGTGCTGGCTCCGCGTAATCTGAAGCGGGAAATGGCAGGTGTTTTGAGTGCCGTTAAGAAAGGCTTGCTTAGCGAGGAGGCTATCACGGAAAAATGCAGGAAAGTGCTGGCTTATAAATATGCGCTCGGATTGAAAGAACGTCCTTTGATAAATGAAAAAGGAATTGCCCGACGGATTTCCACGCCCGAAACCGATAGTTTATTGGCTGCATTAGACAAGGCGGCGGTGACGGTATTGAAGGATTCCGTTGAGACGCTTCCGCTGGAACTTTCTTTGTCCGGCAATGTCTTGCTTAGCGTATCTCCTACACTTGCCGAAGCCTATCCGTTTTATCACGAGTTGAAAGAAGCGCTGTCGGTCAGCTGGGTTCATGCAAAAGCTGATTCTTTGGCATCCATTCGGGAACGGCTCCGCACGGCACAACAAGTTATCGTAGCCCTGCATCAAAAGGATTGCAAGGCTTATCTTCCATTGGTTCGGGAGTTTGCCGAAGACAAGCCTTTGGTGGTCGTATGCTTCCAGCCCCAAGATGCACTGGAGGAGATGGCGGAAGGGCTTCAGAAGGCTTCCGCGATTGTCCTTGCCCACACAGACAAGGACTATATCCAGCGGTATGTAGCTGATGTCATGACGGGAAAAGCCAAAGTAACGGGCAAAGCATCGGTAGGCATTGCCGGTCTGTGTCCGGCAGGTACAGGCATTGTGATTGATCCGGAGCATCCGCATTTATACACTCCCGAAGATTTTGGCATGGATTCACGCACGTTGGCACGTATCGATACAATAGCCGAAGAGGGTATCGAGGCGCAAGCTTATCCGGGATGTCATGTGTTAATCCTGAAAGAAGGCTGCCCTATCTATAATAAATGTTTCGGGAGGTATACTTATGATGCCGCTTCGCCCGAAGTGAAGGAGAATAGTTTATACGATTTGGCATCGCTGAGCAAGGTCACCGGAACCTTGCTTGCCGTAATGAAATTGTACGATGAAGGCAAGTTCGGGCTTACCGATCCGATAAGCCGTTATTTGCCTTGGCTGGAAGATACGGACAAGAAAGACATTACGATACAGGATTTGTTGTTCCACGAATCAGGCTTGCCCGCTTATTGGCCCTTCTATGAAGAAGCTCTCCGGATGGAGTCTTGTAAAGGAGGTTTGTTCCGGAAACGGAAGGACAAGCATCATCAATTGCAGGTAGACGAGCACCTGTATGCCTGCACCGGTTTTTCTTATGATACGGAATGGGTATCTGCGCTTCCTTCGGCGAAGTACAACCTTCCGTTGTCGGATAGCCTGTATTTGAATGCCGGATTCCGGAACAAGATACGCGGGCAATTGGCAGAAGTTCCTTTGAAAGGGCATTCCTATCGGTATAGTTGCTTGAACTTCATGCTGTTGCAGGAAATGGTAGAAGAGCTGGCACGGATGCCGATGGATGTTTATCTGGATAGTGTGTTCTATAAGCCGATGGGGTTGATGCATACGGCTTACAATCCTTTGCGGCATTTCCCGAAAGCGCAGATAGTGCCTACGGTAGAAGAAGATTTCTTGCGCAAAGGGCGGGTGCAAGGCTTTGTACATGACGAGATAGCCGCCTTTATGGGAGGCGTTTCGGGCAATGCCGGACTTTTCTCTACGGCTCATGATGTAGGCATTATTTTCCAAATGCTATTGGATAAAGGCGTGTGCGGAGACCGGCGCTACCTGAGCCGCGCTACGTGTGATTTGTTTATCAATGTACAATCGAATATCAGCCGTCGGGGATTGGGATTCGACCGCCCTGATGCCGATAATACCTCGAAAAGCCCTTGCGCCCGGGAGGCGCCTCGAAGCGTGTTCGGGCATACCGGCTTTACGGGCACATGTGCTTGGGCAGACCCCGATAACGGGCTGGTGTTCGTTTTCCTGAGCAACCGCATTTATCCGCGTGCATTCGACCATAAGAACTTGATGAAGCTGGATATACGTTCACGCATGCAACAGGCAATGTATCAGTCTATAAAGCGCTGA
- a CDS encoding DUF362 domain-containing protein — translation MAYVISDDCIACGTCIDECPVGAISEGDKYSINPDMCTECGTCADVCPSEAIHQG, via the coding sequence ATGGCTTACGTAATTAGTGACGATTGTATCGCTTGCGGTACTTGTATCGATGAATGCCCGGTTGGCGCAATTTCTGAAGGTGACAAATATTCTATCAATCCGGATATGTGTACAGAATGCGGCACTTGCGCAGATGTATGTCCTTCAGAAGCAATTCACCAAGGATAA
- the nagB gene encoding glucosamine-6-phosphate deaminase: MRVIIERDYQSLSEWAANYVAQRINQFQPSSERPFVLGLPTGSSPLGMYKALIELNREGKVSFRNVVTFNMDEYVGLPESHPESYHSFMFNNFFNHIDIPKENIHILNGNASDLEAECGNYEKQIASYGGIDLFVGGIGPDGHIAFNEPGSSLTSRTRVKTLTTDTIVANSRFFDNDVDKVPKTALTVGVGTVMDAKEVLILCNGHNKARALHHAVEGSVTQMWTISALQMHRHGIIVCDEAATDELKVGTYRYFKDIERNNL; this comes from the coding sequence ATGAGAGTTATTATCGAACGTGATTATCAGTCGCTTTCTGAATGGGCAGCTAATTATGTAGCCCAAAGAATCAATCAGTTCCAGCCATCTTCCGAACGTCCTTTTGTATTGGGCTTGCCTACGGGCTCTTCCCCATTGGGCATGTATAAGGCGCTGATTGAACTGAACCGAGAGGGAAAGGTGTCTTTCCGCAATGTGGTGACTTTCAATATGGATGAATACGTGGGCCTTCCCGAATCGCATCCGGAAAGCTACCATTCGTTTATGTTCAACAACTTTTTCAACCATATTGACATTCCGAAGGAAAACATCCATATCCTGAACGGGAACGCTTCCGACTTGGAGGCTGAGTGCGGGAATTATGAAAAGCAGATTGCATCGTATGGGGGCATCGACCTGTTTGTGGGCGGCATCGGTCCCGACGGTCACATCGCGTTCAACGAGCCGGGCTCTTCCCTGACTTCGCGCACCCGTGTGAAGACGCTGACCACCGATACGATTGTGGCAAATTCGCGTTTCTTCGATAACGATGTGGACAAGGTTCCCAAGACGGCGCTGACCGTAGGGGTGGGTACGGTAATGGACGCCAAAGAGGTACTGATCCTTTGCAACGGGCACAATAAGGCGCGTGCCTTGCATCATGCCGTTGAAGGAAGCGTAACGCAGATGTGGACCATCAGTGCCTTGCAGATGCACCGCCACGGCATCATCGTATGCGATGAGGCGGCTACGGACGAACTGAAAGTGGGCACATACCGCTACTTCAAGGACATCGAGCGCAACAACCTGTAA
- a CDS encoding glucosamine-6-phosphate deaminase — translation MRTNLSSQISLNRVSPKYYKPENTIDRSVLTRFEKIPTNIYETVDEGVKCIADEVIRKIQERQHDGKFCTLALGTGASLRPLYAELVRRHKEEGVSFRNAVIFNLYEYYPLSEQGSSSIGQLNELFLNQVDIDRQNVFTPDGTIPQDAVIDHCLLYEQRIKTYGGLDIVLMGIGREGNVAMNEPGSTAASITRLIFVDSTSRSEAAHNLGVDNLPPCSITMGINTIMEARRVYLLAWGDDKTDIIKQAVEDKISDTLPASYLQMHQNATVCIDLPAASHLTRIQRPWLVTSCEWTDKLIRSAIVWLCLLTGKPILKLTNKDYNENGLSELLVLYGSAYNVNIKIFNDLQHTITGWPGGKPNADDTYRPERAKPFPKRVVVFSPHPDDDVISMGGTIRRLVQQGHDVHVAYETSGNIAVGDEEVVRFMHFINGFNQLFDENQNETIRKMYADIKQFLLQKKEGDIDTRDILTIKGLIRRGEARTACTYNRIPLDHVHFLDLPFYETGRIEKNPISETDVQIVQKLLQEVQPHQIYVAGDLADPHGTHRVCTDAVLAAIDEEKNAGAAWLKDCRIWMYRGAWAEWEIENIEMAVPFSPEELRAKRNSILKHQSQMESAPFLGNDERLFWQRSEDRNRGTASLYDKLGLACYEAMEAFVEYKPL, via the coding sequence ATGAGAACCAATCTGAGTTCGCAGATATCCCTTAACAGGGTATCGCCTAAATATTACAAGCCGGAGAATACGATTGACCGCTCCGTGCTGACCCGTTTTGAGAAAATCCCGACCAACATCTATGAGACGGTAGACGAGGGCGTGAAGTGCATAGCCGATGAGGTTATCCGCAAGATACAGGAACGCCAGCATGACGGCAAGTTCTGTACGTTGGCTTTGGGCACGGGGGCTTCGCTCCGTCCGCTTTACGCCGAACTGGTGCGCCGCCATAAGGAAGAAGGCGTCAGCTTCCGTAATGCGGTGATATTTAATCTGTATGAATACTATCCTTTATCGGAGCAGGGGAGCAGCAGCATCGGCCAGCTGAATGAGCTTTTCCTGAACCAGGTGGACATCGACCGGCAGAACGTGTTTACTCCGGACGGCACGATTCCTCAGGATGCGGTCATAGACCATTGCCTGCTGTATGAACAGCGCATCAAGACCTACGGCGGACTGGACATCGTCCTTATGGGCATCGGCAGGGAAGGGAATGTCGCCATGAACGAGCCCGGCTCTACGGCGGCTTCCATTACGCGCCTGATATTTGTGGACAGTACTTCCCGCTCGGAAGCGGCGCATAACCTGGGCGTGGACAACCTGCCTCCTTGTTCCATTACGATGGGCATCAATACGATTATGGAAGCCCGCCGTGTTTATCTGCTTGCCTGGGGCGATGACAAGACCGATATTATCAAGCAGGCGGTAGAGGATAAGATTTCGGATACGCTTCCCGCTTCTTACCTCCAGATGCACCAGAATGCGACCGTCTGCATCGACTTGCCCGCAGCTTCACACCTGACGCGCATCCAGCGCCCGTGGCTTGTGACCAGCTGCGAATGGACGGACAAGCTGATCCGGAGTGCCATCGTGTGGCTTTGCCTTTTGACCGGAAAACCGATTCTGAAGCTGACCAACAAGGATTATAACGAGAACGGCTTGAGCGAGCTGCTGGTGCTTTACGGCTCTGCCTATAATGTGAACATCAAGATATTCAACGACCTTCAGCATACCATCACCGGCTGGCCCGGCGGCAAGCCCAATGCGGATGACACCTACCGTCCGGAGCGTGCCAAGCCGTTCCCCAAGCGTGTGGTCGTCTTTTCTCCGCATCCCGATGACGATGTGATATCCATGGGCGGCACCATCCGCCGTCTGGTGCAGCAGGGTCACGACGTGCATGTGGCATACGAGACTTCGGGCAATATTGCCGTAGGCGATGAGGAGGTGGTACGCTTCATGCACTTCATCAACGGTTTCAACCAGCTTTTTGATGAGAATCAGAACGAGACCATCCGCAAGATGTATGCCGACATCAAGCAGTTCCTGCTTCAGAAGAAGGAAGGCGACATCGACACGCGTGACATCCTGACCATAAAAGGGCTGATCCGTAGGGGAGAGGCACGCACGGCATGCACGTATAACCGCATCCCGCTGGACCATGTGCATTTCCTCGACCTTCCTTTCTACGAGACCGGACGCATCGAGAAGAACCCCATTAGCGAGACGGATGTGCAAATCGTCCAAAAGCTGTTGCAGGAGGTGCAGCCTCACCAGATTTATGTAGCCGGCGACCTTGCCGACCCTCATGGCACGCACCGTGTATGTACCGATGCCGTACTGGCAGCTATTGACGAGGAGAAGAATGCCGGTGCCGCATGGTTGAAGGATTGCCGCATCTGGATGTACCGCGGGGCATGGGCGGAATGGGAAATCGAGAACATCGAGATGGCTGTGCCGTTCAGTCCCGAAGAGCTTCGTGCGAAACGGAATTCCATCCTGAAGCACCAGTCTCAGATGGAGAGTGCCCCGTTCCTGGGCAATGACGAGCGCCTCTTCTGGCAACGCAGCGAGGACCGCAACCGTGGCACCGCTTCGCTTTACGATAAATTAGGGCTTGCCTGCTACGAGGCGATGGAGGCGTTTGTTGAGTATAAGCCGTTGTAG
- a CDS encoding sulfotransferase family protein — MGLLEFSKLPVNTLVGADWKTFNEITRGRVIDPDYRGKYRLTKAVCRLLSVLKPLQDKKYEKLLASKPLEHDPVFILGHWRSGTTFMHNVFSCDKHFGYNTTYQTVFPHLMMWGQPFFKKNMSWLMPDKRPTDNMELAVDLPQEEEFALTNMMPYTYYNFWFLPKHMQEYADKYLLFEDITNDELKVFEETFTKLIKISLWNTNGTQFLSKNPPHTGRVKELVKMFPNAKFIYLMRNPYTVFESTRSFFTNTIKPLQLQSISPEELQENILSVYAKLYHKYEADKRFIPEGNLVEVRFEDYEKNAFDLTQEIYQKLSLPGFEEARPAIEAYVNKKKGYKKNKYQYKPETVELVEKHWRFALDEWNYHLE; from the coding sequence ATGGGCTTATTAGAATTCAGCAAACTACCGGTAAACACGTTAGTGGGAGCCGACTGGAAAACATTCAATGAGATAACACGCGGACGGGTGATTGACCCGGATTATCGAGGAAAATACCGTTTGACCAAAGCCGTATGCCGCTTGCTTTCCGTACTAAAACCCTTGCAGGATAAAAAGTACGAGAAACTCTTGGCATCCAAACCTCTTGAACACGATCCGGTGTTCATCCTCGGACATTGGCGCAGCGGAACCACCTTCATGCACAACGTCTTTTCGTGTGATAAGCACTTTGGCTATAACACTACATACCAAACCGTATTCCCGCATCTGATGATGTGGGGGCAACCTTTCTTTAAGAAAAACATGAGCTGGCTAATGCCCGACAAGCGCCCTACCGATAACATGGAGCTTGCCGTCGACCTGCCTCAGGAAGAAGAGTTTGCCCTTACCAATATGATGCCTTATACGTATTATAACTTTTGGTTCCTGCCCAAACACATGCAAGAGTATGCCGACAAGTATTTGCTTTTCGAAGATATTACGAATGATGAACTGAAAGTGTTCGAAGAAACCTTTACCAAACTCATCAAGATATCACTTTGGAATACGAACGGCACCCAGTTCCTGAGTAAGAACCCTCCGCATACAGGACGTGTGAAAGAGTTGGTGAAAATGTTCCCCAATGCCAAGTTCATCTACCTGATGCGCAATCCTTATACGGTATTCGAATCTACCCGAAGCTTTTTCACCAACACCATCAAGCCTCTTCAGTTGCAAAGCATCAGCCCCGAGGAACTTCAGGAAAATATTCTTTCGGTTTATGCCAAGTTGTATCATAAGTACGAGGCTGACAAGCGTTTTATACCCGAAGGAAACTTGGTAGAAGTACGTTTTGAAGATTATGAGAAGAATGCGTTCGACCTGACGCAGGAAATTTATCAAAAGCTTTCTTTACCCGGATTCGAAGAAGCTCGTCCCGCTATCGAAGCATACGTCAATAAGAAAAAGGGCTATAAGAAAAACAAGTATCAATACAAGCCCGAAACAGTAGAACTGGTAGAAAAACATTGGCGTTTCGCACTTGACGAGTGGAATTATCATTTAGAATAA
- the cysN gene encoding sulfate adenylyltransferase subunit CysN: MEEIDKTKSGNPMEGEARGRMSIEEFLKKDEEKDLLRFLTAGSVDDGKSTLIGRLLFDSKKIYEDQLDALERDSKRVGNAGEHIDYALLLDGLKAEREQGITIDVAYRYFSTNHRKFIIADTPGHEQYTRNMITGGSTANLAVILVDARAGVITQTRRHSYLVSLLGIKHVVLAVNKMDLVDFSKEIFDKIVADYKAFISPLGVPDVTCIPLSALDGDNVVEKSARTPWYEGPSLLEFLETVHIGNDHNLTDFRYPVQYVLRPNLDFRGFSSKVASGIVRKGDEVMALPSGKKTRVKAIYSPDGECDYAYPPMSVTLTLEDEIDVSRGEMLVHPDNVPMVGRNFEAMLVWMDEEKMDMEKSFFLKQTTNTSRTRIDSIKYKVDVNTMEHLSVENGKLRKEDMPLELNQIAHVVLTSSKELFFDPYTQNKATGAFILIDPITNNTSAAGMIINRVEDKDMHTTMEIPVLDLPKLGIAPEHYEAIETAVKELERRGYAIEIKK, encoded by the coding sequence ATGGAAGAAATAGATAAAACCAAATCAGGAAACCCGATGGAAGGCGAAGCCAGAGGCCGTATGTCAATTGAAGAGTTTCTGAAAAAGGATGAGGAAAAAGACCTGTTGCGCTTTCTTACCGCCGGTTCGGTGGACGACGGTAAATCCACTCTTATCGGACGCTTGCTTTTCGATAGCAAGAAGATTTACGAAGACCAGCTTGACGCACTCGAACGCGACAGCAAGCGCGTAGGCAATGCGGGCGAACATATCGATTATGCCCTTTTGCTCGACGGACTGAAAGCCGAACGTGAACAAGGCATCACCATCGATGTGGCATACCGGTATTTCTCTACCAACCACCGCAAATTCATTATTGCCGATACTCCGGGACACGAACAATACACACGCAACATGATTACCGGAGGCTCTACCGCTAATCTGGCGGTTATCCTTGTCGATGCACGTGCCGGAGTCATCACCCAAACCCGACGCCACTCGTATCTTGTTTCATTATTGGGCATCAAGCACGTGGTATTGGCGGTGAACAAGATGGACCTTGTAGACTTCTCAAAGGAAATATTCGATAAGATTGTAGCGGATTATAAAGCGTTCATCAGTCCGCTGGGCGTACCTGATGTGACCTGCATTCCTTTGTCGGCACTCGATGGAGACAATGTGGTAGAAAAGTCCGCACGTACTCCATGGTACGAAGGCCCCTCCTTGCTGGAATTCCTCGAGACCGTACATATCGGGAATGACCATAACCTGACTGATTTCCGCTATCCCGTACAATATGTGCTCCGCCCGAATCTTGATTTCCGCGGATTCTCATCCAAAGTGGCTTCGGGCATCGTACGCAAAGGAGATGAAGTGATGGCACTTCCTTCGGGAAAGAAAACGCGCGTCAAAGCTATTTATTCTCCCGACGGAGAATGTGATTATGCGTATCCGCCCATGTCTGTCACCCTGACATTGGAAGACGAAATAGATGTATCACGTGGCGAAATGTTGGTACACCCCGACAATGTCCCCATGGTAGGACGCAACTTCGAGGCAATGCTGGTATGGATGGACGAGGAAAAAATGGATATGGAGAAATCATTCTTCCTGAAACAAACTACCAACACCAGCCGTACCCGTATCGACAGCATCAAGTACAAGGTGGATGTCAACACCATGGAGCACTTGAGTGTAGAGAACGGAAAACTCCGTAAGGAAGACATGCCTTTGGAATTGAACCAAATCGCACACGTCGTGCTCACCTCATCGAAGGAATTGTTCTTCGACCCGTACACCCAAAACAAGGCTACAGGCGCGTTCATCCTTATCGACCCGATTACCAACAACACCAGTGCTGCCGGCATGATTATCAACCGGGTAGAAGACAAAGACATGCATACTACGATGGAAATCCCAGTACTCGACTTGCCCAAGTTAGGCATTGCTCCCGAGCACTATGAAGCCATTGAAACCGCAGTAAAGGAATTGGAACGCCGTGGATATGCAATAGAGATAAAGAAATAA
- the cysD gene encoding sulfate adenylyltransferase subunit CysD, with the protein MEETYNLSHLKELEAESIHIIREVAAEFENPVMLYSIGKDSSVMVRLAEKAFAPGRPPFPLMHIDSKWKFKEMLQFRDTYAKEHGWKLIVESNMEAFRAGVGPFTHGSKVHTDLMKTQALLHALDKYKFDAAFGGARRDEEKSRAKERIFSFRNEFHQWDPKNQRPELWDIYNTRIRKGESIRVFPLSNWTELDVWQYIRLEKIPIVPLYFAKVRPTVNIDGQLIMPDDDRLPEKYRDKIEMKKIRFRTLGCWPLTGAIESEADTIEKIVEEMMTTTKSERTTRVIDFDQEASMEEKKREGYF; encoded by the coding sequence ATGGAAGAAACATACAATTTAAGCCACTTGAAAGAACTGGAAGCGGAATCTATCCATATCATCCGTGAAGTGGCTGCCGAATTTGAAAATCCGGTAATGCTCTATAGCATCGGAAAAGATTCATCCGTAATGGTACGGCTTGCCGAGAAGGCATTTGCGCCGGGAAGGCCGCCTTTCCCCTTGATGCATATCGACTCAAAATGGAAATTCAAGGAAATGCTTCAGTTCCGCGACACGTATGCCAAAGAGCATGGCTGGAAACTGATAGTAGAAAGCAATATGGAAGCGTTCCGTGCCGGAGTGGGACCTTTCACTCATGGAAGCAAAGTACATACCGACCTGATGAAAACCCAAGCCCTGCTTCACGCCCTCGATAAATACAAATTCGATGCGGCTTTCGGAGGTGCACGCCGGGATGAAGAGAAATCACGCGCCAAAGAGCGTATATTCTCTTTCCGCAATGAGTTTCATCAATGGGACCCCAAGAACCAGCGTCCCGAATTATGGGATATCTATAATACCCGCATCCGCAAAGGCGAAAGCATCCGTGTGTTCCCTTTGAGCAACTGGACCGAACTGGACGTATGGCAATACATCCGCTTGGAAAAAATTCCTATCGTTCCGCTTTATTTCGCAAAAGTACGCCCTACGGTCAATATCGACGGTCAATTGATTATGCCCGATGATGACCGCTTGCCCGAGAAATACCGCGACAAGATAGAGATGAAGAAAATCCGTTTCCGCACATTGGGCTGCTGGCCCTTGACCGGTGCCATTGAAAGCGAGGCGGACACCATCGAAAAGATTGTGGAAGAGATGATGACCACCACCAAAAGCGAACGCACTACCCGTGTCATCGACTTCGACCAAGAAGCCAGCATGGAGGAAAAGAAACGGGAAGGATACTTTTAA
- the cysC gene encoding adenylyl-sulfate kinase, which yields MNNIYPIFDKMLTRDDKEALLGQHGLMVWFTGLSGSGKSTIAIALERELQKRGLLCRILDGDNIRSGINNNLGFSPEDRVENIRRIAEVGKLFVDTGIITIAAFISPNNQLREMASRIIGKDDFMEVYVSTPIEECERRDVKGLYAKARRGEIKEFTGISAPFEAPESPALSLDTSKLSLEESVNRLLELILPRVKSNIE from the coding sequence ATGAATAACATTTATCCGATATTTGACAAGATGCTGACCCGTGACGATAAGGAAGCTTTGCTGGGACAACACGGGCTGATGGTTTGGTTCACAGGGCTAAGCGGTTCGGGAAAGAGCACGATTGCCATTGCCCTTGAGCGCGAACTGCAAAAACGTGGATTGCTTTGCCGCATTCTGGACGGAGACAACATCCGGAGCGGCATCAACAACAACTTAGGCTTTTCGCCCGAAGACCGCGTAGAGAATATCCGCCGGATAGCCGAAGTGGGGAAACTGTTTGTAGATACAGGTATCATCACCATAGCCGCTTTTATCAGTCCGAACAACCAATTGCGTGAAATGGCATCACGCATTATCGGCAAGGATGATTTTATGGAAGTATATGTCAGCACCCCGATAGAAGAATGCGAACGCCGGGACGTAAAAGGACTGTATGCCAAGGCACGCCGGGGCGAAATCAAAGAGTTCACAGGCATATCGGCTCCTTTCGAGGCACCCGAATCCCCTGCTCTCTCGCTCGATACATCCAAGCTCTCGCTGGAAGAATCCGTAAACCGGCTTTTGGAATTAATACTGCCAAGAGTGAAAAGTAATATAGAATAA